Proteins co-encoded in one Desulfitobacterium hafniense DCB-2 genomic window:
- a CDS encoding molybdopterin-dependent aldehyde oxidoreductase has protein sequence MINKSIIINGVRQTLIVDEEVTLANVLRGQLHLTGTKIGCGKAQCGACSVIMDGKVIRSCVTKMKRVPDEAQITTIEGVGTQKELHPLQLAWMIHGGAQCGFCSPGFIVSAKGLLDENTNPTREEVRDWFQRHRNACRCTGYKPLIDAVMTAARLIRGEVKVEELWEKLPQDGSIWGSNYIRPSALAKVTGTCDYGADLGIKMPCGTLQLKLVQAKVSHANILSIDTSEAEKMPGVYKVITHKDVKGKNRITGLITFPNNKGDGWDRPILCDEKVFQFGDAIAIVAADTEEHAQAAVEKVKVELEILPAYMSAPAAMADDAIEIHPGTPNIYWETKVIKGEETAPIMEDSEVVVVQDDFYVGRQPHLPMEPDVGFAYIDDQERVVVHSKSIGIHLHHAMIAPGLGLEPDKLVLVQNPAGGTFGYKFSPTIEALLGVAAMATGKPVFLNFDYYQQITYTGKRSPFFINLKYGATKEGKLLAMEADWSVDHGPYSEFGDLVTLRGSQFIGASYMIPNIRSNGRTVCTNHAWGSAFRAYGSPQSLFATEVLMDELAEKLGMDPFELRYKNIYRPGDTTPTGCQPDVYSLVEMMDKLRPLYDAAKKKARAESTADKKRGVGISLGAYGAGLDNPDGSEAWADYTETGVTIFNAWEDHGQGADMGTLATAHQALLPLGIKPEQIKLVMNDTSITPASGPAGGSRSQVMVGNAIKIACEELLKGIQKPDGTYRTYAEQVEAGLPTHFIGKYGTPAGYNGCDLETGQGAPFTTYMYAAFMSEVEVDVQTGKTKVLGMTGIFDVGTLANKLVVDGQMYGGMIQGLGLALSEDFEDLNKHIDLISCGLPYPKDIPEKLVVDYVMTPREHGPFGASGVGEAPLTSPHASIINGITDACGVRITRLPALPEKVLAGLKAKQ, from the coding sequence TTGATCAACAAGAGCATCATCATCAACGGAGTACGCCAAACCCTCATCGTCGATGAGGAAGTAACCCTGGCTAATGTGCTGCGGGGACAACTGCATCTGACCGGAACCAAAATTGGCTGCGGCAAAGCTCAATGTGGTGCCTGCTCCGTCATCATGGACGGCAAGGTGATTCGTTCCTGTGTGACCAAAATGAAACGGGTTCCCGACGAAGCACAGATCACCACCATTGAGGGCGTCGGTACCCAGAAGGAGCTTCATCCCCTGCAGCTGGCCTGGATGATCCATGGCGGAGCCCAATGCGGTTTCTGCAGTCCGGGCTTCATCGTTTCTGCCAAAGGGCTGCTGGATGAGAACACCAATCCTACCCGGGAAGAGGTTCGGGACTGGTTCCAAAGACACCGCAATGCCTGCCGCTGTACAGGGTATAAGCCCTTGATCGATGCGGTCATGACCGCAGCCCGCTTAATCCGCGGCGAGGTCAAAGTGGAGGAACTGTGGGAAAAACTCCCTCAAGACGGTTCCATTTGGGGCAGCAATTATATCCGTCCCTCCGCTCTGGCTAAGGTCACCGGAACCTGCGATTACGGCGCGGATCTGGGGATCAAAATGCCCTGCGGTACTTTGCAGTTGAAATTGGTTCAAGCCAAGGTTTCCCATGCCAATATCCTCTCTATCGACACCAGTGAAGCAGAAAAAATGCCGGGAGTCTATAAGGTAATTACCCATAAGGATGTGAAAGGGAAAAACCGCATTACCGGTTTGATCACCTTCCCCAACAATAAGGGTGACGGTTGGGATCGGCCTATCCTCTGCGATGAAAAGGTCTTCCAATTCGGGGATGCCATCGCCATTGTGGCTGCTGATACGGAGGAACATGCTCAGGCCGCTGTGGAAAAAGTCAAGGTCGAACTGGAGATCCTGCCCGCTTATATGAGCGCACCGGCGGCCATGGCGGATGATGCCATCGAAATCCATCCCGGCACCCCCAATATTTACTGGGAAACCAAGGTCATTAAAGGGGAAGAAACCGCTCCCATCATGGAAGACTCTGAGGTTGTCGTAGTTCAGGATGATTTCTATGTCGGGCGTCAGCCCCATCTTCCCATGGAGCCGGATGTAGGCTTTGCCTATATCGATGATCAGGAGCGGGTGGTGGTTCACTCCAAGAGTATCGGCATCCATCTCCACCACGCCATGATCGCTCCGGGCTTGGGCTTAGAGCCGGATAAATTAGTGCTGGTCCAGAATCCCGCCGGGGGAACCTTCGGCTACAAATTCAGTCCCACCATTGAAGCCCTGCTGGGAGTGGCGGCCATGGCCACCGGCAAGCCGGTCTTCCTGAACTTTGACTACTATCAGCAAATAACCTATACTGGCAAGCGTTCCCCCTTCTTTATCAACCTCAAGTACGGAGCGACCAAGGAAGGGAAGCTGCTGGCGATGGAAGCGGACTGGAGCGTTGACCACGGTCCTTATTCCGAATTCGGTGATTTGGTCACCCTGCGGGGCAGTCAGTTTATCGGTGCCAGCTATATGATTCCCAATATCCGCAGCAACGGCCGTACCGTCTGCACCAACCATGCCTGGGGTTCCGCTTTCCGTGCCTATGGCTCTCCCCAAAGTCTCTTTGCCACGGAAGTGCTGATGGATGAACTGGCTGAGAAGCTGGGCATGGACCCCTTTGAGCTTCGTTATAAGAATATCTACCGGCCCGGCGATACCACTCCGACCGGTTGTCAGCCCGATGTCTACAGCCTGGTGGAAATGATGGATAAATTGCGGCCCCTGTATGATGCCGCTAAGAAAAAAGCCCGGGCAGAGTCCACAGCGGATAAGAAACGGGGTGTGGGGATCTCGCTGGGCGCTTACGGAGCCGGTCTGGATAATCCGGATGGCTCAGAAGCCTGGGCTGATTATACGGAAACCGGAGTAACCATCTTCAACGCCTGGGAAGACCACGGCCAAGGGGCGGATATGGGGACGCTGGCCACCGCCCACCAAGCCCTGCTGCCTTTGGGCATCAAGCCGGAACAGATCAAGCTGGTGATGAATGACACCTCCATAACCCCGGCCAGCGGTCCCGCCGGAGGGAGCCGCTCTCAGGTCATGGTGGGCAACGCCATTAAGATCGCCTGCGAAGAATTGCTGAAAGGGATTCAAAAGCCCGACGGCACTTACCGGACCTATGCCGAACAGGTTGAAGCAGGTCTGCCCACCCACTTTATCGGCAAGTACGGCACCCCCGCCGGTTATAACGGCTGCGATCTGGAAACCGGACAAGGGGCTCCTTTCACCACCTATATGTATGCAGCCTTTATGTCTGAAGTGGAAGTGGATGTTCAGACCGGCAAAACAAAAGTTCTCGGTATGACAGGTATCTTTGATGTGGGAACCCTGGCCAACAAGCTGGTGGTGGACGGTCAAATGTACGGCGGCATGATCCAGGGACTGGGCCTGGCCTTAAGCGAGGACTTTGAAGACCTGAATAAACATATCGACCTGATCAGCTGCGGCTTGCCTTACCCTAAAGATATTCCCGAGAAACTGGTGGTTGACTATGTGATGACACCCCGTGAACATGGACCCTTTGGCGCTTCCGGTGTGGGTGAAGCACCCCTGACCTCGCCCCATGCCTCCATTATCAATGGGATCACCGATGCTTGCGGCGTACGCATCACCAGACTGCCCGCCCTTCCGGAAAAGGTCCTGGCCGGATTAAAGGCCAAACAATAA
- a CDS encoding sigma-54-dependent Fis family transcriptional regulator, with protein sequence MPQENWLRFVNGEPTVQNIAPLIYRSWQRSLAHNINPAVISNNKFLNDSGLRELRESREDLIRAAGSVLPFLFQLLNSSNFSILLGDKDAFILESLGDGPFLSKAQRIFLSPGGNWGEDVKGTNAIGTALIEGMPVTIQGMDHYVQENHFLTCSAAPIHGLQGEIIGVIDISAEIGNQHCTLDIALVGARLIEQNLRHLTIERELKFYQQGSKLAVDLLKDGCLSIDRHGMITQVNATGASLIGRKKDDLIGRHVTDVLGAPKGWVLNQDTLDLRHKDGKGHELVTHFQRISDNSGSSLGAVGVIQIIGQNLDNLSWVGRTSLKSREILEKAHKAAQTDFSVLLQGQTGTGKEIIARMIHELSPRKNGPFIALNCAAIPNTLLESELFGYADGAFTGARRGGQPGKFELAHGGTIFLDEIGDMPLNAQVALLRLLQEKALVRIGGKTLQKIDVRVITASHKDLKALVDAHAFRHDLFYRLKVVSIELPPLRERLEDLPELVTHFIHKACAAIGRPMIDMAESVYPYFYSYSWPGNVRELENCLAGMVAMCNGSLLTVRDLPPEVRESLSEKTEDEDVSLLASQTRQIILQALVKTDGKILPASRLLGISRTTLYRKMKELKISLPRT encoded by the coding sequence ATGCCACAGGAGAATTGGTTGAGGTTCGTTAATGGAGAACCGACGGTTCAGAATATTGCGCCTTTGATTTACCGCTCTTGGCAACGAAGTCTGGCCCACAATATTAATCCTGCTGTTATTTCAAACAATAAGTTTCTTAACGACTCCGGCTTACGGGAATTGCGGGAATCCCGGGAAGACCTGATCCGTGCTGCCGGCTCTGTCCTGCCTTTTCTGTTCCAGCTCCTCAACAGCTCTAATTTCTCCATTCTGCTTGGGGATAAGGATGCTTTTATTCTGGAATCCCTGGGGGATGGTCCTTTCTTAAGCAAAGCCCAGCGGATTTTCCTTTCGCCGGGGGGCAATTGGGGGGAAGATGTCAAAGGAACCAATGCCATCGGCACAGCACTTATCGAAGGCATGCCCGTTACCATACAGGGAATGGATCATTATGTCCAGGAGAACCACTTCCTGACCTGTTCAGCCGCACCCATCCACGGACTTCAAGGTGAAATCATCGGTGTGATCGACATCAGTGCCGAAATAGGGAATCAGCATTGCACTTTGGACATAGCCCTGGTCGGGGCCCGTTTAATTGAGCAGAACCTGCGGCATTTAACGATTGAAAGAGAGTTAAAATTCTATCAACAAGGGAGTAAGCTGGCTGTCGATCTTTTAAAGGACGGATGTCTTTCCATCGACCGGCATGGCATGATTACTCAAGTCAATGCCACGGGTGCTTCTCTGATTGGCCGGAAAAAAGACGACCTGATCGGCCGGCATGTTACCGATGTTTTAGGTGCTCCGAAAGGCTGGGTGCTGAATCAGGATACTCTTGATTTAAGGCATAAGGATGGCAAAGGCCATGAACTGGTGACCCATTTTCAGCGCATATCCGACAACTCGGGAAGCTCCTTGGGGGCTGTGGGTGTCATACAAATTATCGGACAGAACCTTGATAACTTGAGCTGGGTAGGGAGAACCAGCCTTAAATCACGTGAGATTCTGGAAAAAGCCCACAAAGCGGCTCAAACCGATTTCTCCGTCCTCCTGCAAGGGCAGACGGGAACGGGAAAAGAGATTATTGCCCGCATGATCCATGAATTAAGCCCGCGCAAGAACGGGCCTTTTATTGCTCTTAACTGTGCCGCCATTCCCAATACCCTTCTGGAAAGTGAATTGTTCGGCTACGCCGACGGCGCTTTTACAGGTGCCCGCCGCGGGGGACAACCGGGAAAATTTGAACTTGCTCATGGCGGCACCATTTTCCTGGATGAGATCGGGGATATGCCGCTCAATGCTCAGGTGGCCCTTTTGCGTTTGCTTCAGGAAAAGGCACTGGTGCGCATCGGAGGCAAAACCCTGCAGAAAATTGATGTGCGTGTGATCACGGCTTCCCACAAAGATTTAAAGGCCCTTGTGGATGCCCATGCCTTTCGCCATGATTTGTTCTATCGGCTTAAGGTGGTGTCCATCGAGCTGCCCCCGCTCAGGGAGCGGCTGGAAGACTTGCCTGAGCTGGTCACCCATTTTATACATAAAGCCTGCGCCGCTATCGGCCGGCCCATGATCGACATGGCTGAGAGCGTCTATCCCTATTTTTATTCCTATAGCTGGCCTGGAAATGTTCGCGAATTGGAAAATTGCCTGGCCGGGATGGTCGCCATGTGCAACGGCTCTCTGCTCACCGTCCGGGATCTGCCTCCGGAAGTGAGAGAATCCTTAAGTGAGAAAACTGAAGATGAAGATGTTTCTCTGCTTGCTTCCCAAACCCGTCAGATTATTCTCCAGGCCCTGGTTAAGACTGACGGTAAAATTCTGCCCGCTTCCCGGCTCTTAGGCATCAGCCGTACGACCCTATACCGAAAGATGAAAGAATTGAAGATCAGCCTGCCCAGAACGTGA
- a CDS encoding MerR family transcriptional regulator, giving the protein MNTYKTSEIAHSIGIHPNTVRLYEELELIPKPLRKANGYRVFTDFHMEQIKLARIALKVEVLQNGLRKQAIAIIKTSALGKFSKAICLTEYYRQQIRNEQKNAEEALAIAGKLLSGGSQETGTGFLTRKEAADYLQISIDALRNWEMNGLLTVKRKQNGYRVYTAEDVRRLKIIRSLRCANYSLSAILRMLSTLSQNPEADIRQAIDTPKQNEDIISVCDKLLTSLHYAEENAKVMLAHLEKMKKQFQRNPPL; this is encoded by the coding sequence ATGAACACTTACAAGACATCCGAAATTGCCCATAGCATTGGAATCCATCCTAATACGGTGCGGCTTTATGAAGAACTTGAACTGATTCCCAAACCGCTGCGTAAAGCAAATGGCTACCGTGTCTTTACAGATTTTCATATGGAGCAGATTAAACTTGCCAGAATTGCCTTAAAAGTTGAAGTCCTGCAAAATGGCTTGAGGAAGCAGGCCATTGCTATTATTAAAACCTCCGCGCTTGGGAAGTTTAGCAAGGCAATTTGCTTGACAGAATATTATCGGCAACAAATTAGAAATGAGCAAAAAAATGCCGAGGAAGCCCTGGCGATTGCCGGAAAGCTGCTATCAGGCGGCAGTCAGGAAACAGGCACTGGGTTTTTAACCAGAAAAGAAGCGGCCGATTATCTGCAAATATCAATAGATGCTTTAAGAAATTGGGAAATGAACGGCTTGCTTACAGTAAAGCGGAAGCAAAATGGTTATCGTGTTTATACCGCTGAAGATGTTCGGCGGTTGAAAATCATACGTTCCCTGCGTTGTGCCAATTACTCTCTTTCAGCAATTTTGCGAATGCTGAGCACCCTATCCCAGAACCCCGAAGCGGACATTCGGCAGGCAATTGATACCCCAAAGCAAAATGAGGATATTATTTCTGTATGTGATAAGCTGCTCACATCATTGCACTATGCGGAAGAGAACGCCAAAGTTATGCTTGCTCATCTTGAGAAAATGAAAAAACAATTCCAGAGAAACCCTCCACTTTAA
- a CDS encoding ABC transporter ATP-binding protein yields METTIEVKNLCKSYDHIKAVENINISLCRGEVFGLLGANGAGKSTTIECILGTKKQDSGSIAILGMNPQQERKNLFERVGVQFQEANYQDKIKVAELCEVTAALYKSSQNYGPLLKQFGLSDKLKSLVSELSGGQKQRLFIVLALIPNPEVIFLDELTTGLDAKARRDVWKSLSELRAKGITILLTSHFMDEVEALCDKIMILKKGKSVFYGTVQEAIAASPYQKFEDAYLWYTDEEVENESIQSLT; encoded by the coding sequence ATGGAAACAACGATTGAAGTAAAAAACCTATGCAAGTCTTACGACCACATCAAGGCAGTGGAGAATATCAATATCTCCCTTTGCCGTGGAGAAGTATTTGGCTTGCTGGGGGCAAATGGCGCGGGTAAAAGCACCACAATTGAATGTATTTTGGGAACAAAAAAGCAAGATAGCGGAAGTATAGCCATTTTGGGAATGAATCCCCAGCAAGAGCGAAAAAATTTATTTGAGAGAGTTGGCGTTCAATTTCAGGAAGCAAATTATCAGGACAAAATAAAGGTGGCTGAACTTTGTGAGGTCACGGCTGCGCTTTACAAATCCTCTCAGAATTATGGCCCTCTTCTAAAACAATTCGGACTGTCTGACAAACTGAAAAGCCTGGTCAGCGAGCTTTCGGGAGGTCAGAAACAGCGGCTTTTTATTGTGCTGGCACTGATTCCCAATCCCGAGGTCATATTCTTGGACGAGCTGACCACCGGCCTGGACGCTAAGGCACGACGGGATGTATGGAAAAGTCTTTCTGAATTAAGGGCGAAAGGAATTACGATTCTATTAACCTCTCATTTTATGGATGAGGTAGAAGCTCTGTGTGACAAAATCATGATTTTGAAAAAGGGAAAAAGTGTTTTTTACGGGACCGTACAAGAAGCAATCGCGGCCAGTCCTTATCAAAAATTTGAGGACGCATACCTTTGGTACACAGACGAGGAGGTAGAAAATGAAAGCATTCAGAGCCTTACTTAA
- a CDS encoding ABC transporter permease, producing the protein MKAFRALLKTEIRLSLRGMDMFIFAVCMPVVVVIILGAVFGNKPAFAGAEYTFLEQSFGAVSAIAICAGGVMGLPLVVSDYRSRKILKRFKVTPTSPALILAVQVVIYALYSLISLILVYGTGAIFFGYQFYGSWWQFLGAYLLVMLSMFSMGLLVGGVAPNIKTAGAAASLLYFPMLILSGATLPYEVMPVALQKVADILPLTQGIKLLKAASLGLPIDSVFIPVVVMIVIAVICTTVSLRFFKWE; encoded by the coding sequence ATGAAAGCATTCAGAGCCTTACTTAAAACAGAAATCAGGTTATCCCTCCGGGGGATGGACATGTTCATTTTTGCTGTCTGTATGCCTGTTGTTGTCGTTATTATCCTGGGCGCGGTATTTGGCAATAAGCCTGCTTTCGCTGGCGCAGAGTATACTTTTTTGGAACAGTCTTTCGGTGCGGTATCGGCCATTGCCATTTGTGCCGGCGGTGTGATGGGGCTTCCCTTAGTAGTGTCCGATTATCGAAGCAGAAAAATATTAAAGCGGTTCAAAGTCACACCGACCAGTCCCGCTCTTATCCTGGCGGTACAGGTTGTCATTTACGCACTTTATTCCCTTATTTCGCTTATCCTTGTCTATGGGACAGGGGCGATATTTTTTGGCTATCAGTTTTACGGCTCATGGTGGCAATTTCTAGGAGCATACTTACTGGTTATGCTGTCAATGTTCAGCATGGGGTTACTGGTGGGAGGAGTTGCGCCAAACATTAAAACAGCAGGTGCCGCTGCCAGCCTGCTGTATTTTCCAATGCTTATTCTTTCGGGAGCTACACTGCCTTACGAGGTGATGCCTGTTGCCCTGCAAAAGGTAGCGGATATATTGCCATTGACACAGGGAATAAAACTGCTCAAAGCTGCTTCACTCGGTCTGCCTATAGATAGTGTTTTTATTCCGGTCGTTGTGATGATTGTAATTGCCGTCATATGCACCACTGTTTCTCTCCGCTTTTTTAAGTGGGAATAG
- a CDS encoding 4Fe-4S dicluster domain-containing protein, which yields MSDMAMLIDSTSCIGCKACLAACKQENGLATDNNYLKMHPVEFLNDHYVRYYAHVSCRHCSEPQCAAVCPVGAIKSTDDGVVLHNELLCIGCQVCAAVCPYAAMGIMNNGLVGKCTLCQERLSSGLSPACVSVCPTGARVFDAKEKVAKLAREREIAAEKKGYKAQVEGLDNHNKVLTLLPNRITVTGRPSIPT from the coding sequence ATGAGCGATATGGCGATGTTAATCGACAGCACCTCCTGCATTGGTTGCAAAGCCTGTTTGGCGGCCTGCAAGCAGGAGAATGGTCTGGCCACAGATAATAACTACTTGAAAATGCACCCGGTTGAATTTCTGAACGACCATTATGTAAGGTATTACGCCCATGTATCCTGCCGTCATTGCAGTGAACCGCAATGCGCAGCAGTTTGTCCGGTGGGAGCGATTAAATCCACAGATGACGGTGTCGTCCTTCATAATGAATTGTTATGCATTGGCTGTCAGGTATGTGCAGCGGTTTGCCCTTATGCCGCCATGGGCATCATGAATAACGGCCTTGTCGGGAAATGCACTCTGTGTCAAGAGCGCCTAAGCTCCGGCTTATCCCCGGCCTGTGTATCTGTTTGCCCTACCGGCGCCAGGGTATTCGATGCCAAAGAAAAGGTGGCTAAGCTCGCCAGGGAAAGGGAAATTGCAGCGGAGAAAAAAGGTTATAAAGCACAAGTTGAGGGGCTGGATAATCATAATAAAGTGTTGACTTTACTCCCCAATCGCATTACCGTCACGGGAAGGCCGTCTATTCCCACTTAA
- a CDS encoding molybdopterin-containing oxidoreductase family protein: MAFVRVQGLHRNRTVMPDSDKVKTSICCLCNGGCGLKVHISPEGTIKAIYGDPDNPYNKGKICPKPIEIIENLRGPERVQYPMMKVNGEFVRISWEEAIDTIAKKYKEFSDNFGTGSVIGITSKIGGSFSKFALKIFGEIAGFANYGTGPICFSSEEKVRKEMFGKAAASAPLHDVIYSKLVLNVGNNCAQTKAGQFHWLQEGQKHGAKIITIDTRYTETAQLSDQFIQVNPGTDAALGMALLHLVIKHKHYDEAFVRDQVNGFAELAQAVEDFTAEKAAAITGVPEKVIEELAYELGTKKPAIMWPGRGIVMVNNGEQALMAFESLFAILGNVGKPGAGVVSHINGYGQPADLIKPEHVVKPSFKLPADKVIEGMETGQIKMIYIAGNPCANWPESARMKKALGKLDFVVSHTLTLDDSACLAHIVIPATHWLEEAGMQPGIHRVMQWRDKAVEPYGESKPAAEVFKLLAAKMGLPTEYFADTPEEAWDMERRHIAGISAITVAKMQEKPGGVHYPYPEGGEESHRLYSKGFNTPSKKVELLRGKGSVLHYKDPLQSPGNEGLSIEDYPYFISSVKVAAHYHTQCQYSRLAREFEKPYVEVHPQTALKLGVKDGEAIRIETPTGAISLPAKLTYSVPQNHFFTQPYFSKRYNSDSINTLLPSVLDQPGGNFPHKNVLCRAYSEGGCKK; this comes from the coding sequence GTGGCATTTGTTAGAGTCCAGGGACTGCATCGAAATAGAACCGTTATGCCGGACAGTGACAAGGTTAAAACCTCAATTTGCTGCCTTTGTAACGGTGGGTGCGGGCTGAAAGTTCATATAAGCCCTGAGGGAACGATAAAAGCTATTTATGGGGATCCGGATAATCCCTATAATAAAGGCAAAATATGCCCCAAACCCATCGAGATTATTGAAAACCTGCGGGGACCGGAACGGGTTCAGTATCCAATGATGAAAGTCAATGGTGAATTTGTGCGGATCAGCTGGGAGGAAGCCATCGATACCATCGCCAAGAAGTATAAGGAGTTCTCCGACAACTTCGGCACCGGTTCTGTGATCGGCATTACCTCTAAAATTGGCGGCTCCTTCAGCAAGTTCGCCCTGAAGATCTTTGGCGAAATAGCCGGTTTTGCCAACTATGGCACCGGACCCATTTGTTTCAGCTCAGAGGAAAAAGTCAGAAAAGAAATGTTCGGCAAGGCTGCGGCTTCAGCCCCCCTTCATGATGTCATTTACTCGAAGCTGGTCTTAAACGTGGGCAATAACTGTGCCCAAACGAAAGCGGGACAATTTCATTGGCTGCAGGAAGGCCAAAAGCATGGCGCCAAAATCATCACCATCGATACCCGTTATACGGAAACCGCTCAGCTCAGCGATCAATTTATTCAAGTCAACCCAGGCACCGATGCTGCTTTAGGCATGGCCCTTCTGCACCTGGTCATTAAGCATAAGCACTATGACGAAGCATTTGTCCGGGATCAAGTGAATGGCTTTGCGGAACTGGCTCAAGCGGTAGAAGATTTTACAGCAGAGAAGGCGGCGGCGATCACCGGGGTACCCGAAAAGGTCATTGAGGAGCTGGCCTATGAGCTGGGCACCAAAAAACCGGCCATCATGTGGCCGGGACGGGGCATCGTCATGGTCAATAATGGGGAGCAGGCCTTGATGGCCTTTGAATCCTTATTTGCCATTCTCGGCAATGTGGGCAAACCGGGTGCGGGAGTGGTTTCCCATATTAATGGGTATGGACAGCCCGCTGATTTGATCAAACCGGAACATGTCGTCAAGCCCAGCTTCAAACTTCCGGCTGACAAGGTCATTGAAGGGATGGAGACCGGTCAGATCAAAATGATCTATATTGCGGGCAACCCTTGTGCTAATTGGCCGGAAAGCGCCCGTATGAAAAAGGCCTTAGGGAAGCTTGATTTTGTGGTATCCCATACCTTAACCCTTGATGACTCCGCCTGTTTAGCCCATATCGTCATCCCGGCAACCCACTGGCTGGAAGAAGCGGGTATGCAGCCGGGAATTCACAGAGTCATGCAATGGCGGGATAAAGCCGTGGAGCCTTATGGGGAATCAAAACCGGCTGCTGAAGTCTTCAAGTTGCTTGCGGCAAAAATGGGTCTCCCCACAGAGTATTTTGCCGATACGCCAGAGGAAGCCTGGGATATGGAGCGGCGGCATATTGCCGGCATCAGCGCCATTACCGTTGCCAAAATGCAGGAGAAGCCGGGTGGCGTCCATTATCCTTATCCTGAAGGCGGGGAAGAAAGCCACAGGTTGTATAGCAAGGGCTTCAATACCCCCTCCAAGAAGGTTGAATTATTAAGAGGGAAAGGGAGTGTACTTCACTACAAAGATCCCTTGCAATCTCCGGGAAATGAAGGGTTAAGCATTGAAGACTATCCTTATTTCATCAGCTCCGTTAAGGTAGCGGCCCATTATCATACCCAATGTCAATACAGCAGATTGGCACGGGAATTCGAGAAGCCCTATGTGGAGGTTCATCCCCAGACAGCACTTAAGCTTGGGGTTAAGGATGGGGAGGCGATCCGGATTGAGACACCGACCGGGGCCATTTCCCTGCCTGCTAAGTTAACTTACTCCGTGCCTCAAAATCATTTCTTTACTCAACCTTACTTCAGCAAACGATATAATTCAGACTCGATCAATACCCTATTGCCCAGCGTATTGGATCAGCCCGGCGGGAATTTCCCTCATAAAAATGTACTATGCCGGGCCTATTCCGAAGGGGGATGTAAAAAATGA
- a CDS encoding NAD(P)/FAD-dependent oxidoreductase: MHYVIIGNSAAGVFAAEALRGLDSSGKITMISEENNRPYSRCLTSYYIGEEIDQDRIYIRDANFYAATGIDFIPQKVEQVNDTEKSITLQSGEIVGYDKLLIATGASPYSLPVEGLDLEGVCELRTLEDARRIMDFAPHVKEAVVMGAGLVGLKGAHALHELGIKVSIIVNSRIMSRSVDPHTGQIITELLEQDGYEVIYNTKLSKILGQDKVEGVCLSSGKEIPCQLVLMAAGVSPNVDLVKNTGIEVNKGIIVDKHMQTTVSHIYAAGDVAEAYHAVWDEKRVISIWPVATAQGTVAGSNMAGVERIYEGSVGSNSAVFCGVGVVSAGIPYLPTGEGQELSTYDKATKRYRKFIVKDDILVGMIMVGDIDGAGILTAMIKQKTKVSLDTLNYWLNHPVRFQGYCTAEAKGGIVCGIC, translated from the coding sequence ATGCATTATGTAATTATTGGCAACAGCGCCGCGGGAGTTTTTGCAGCAGAGGCGCTCCGGGGACTTGACTCATCAGGAAAAATAACTATGATCTCCGAAGAGAACAACCGGCCTTACTCACGCTGCCTGACTTCCTATTATATTGGTGAAGAAATCGATCAAGACCGCATTTATATTCGTGATGCCAATTTCTATGCTGCAACAGGCATTGACTTTATTCCCCAAAAGGTTGAACAAGTGAATGATACTGAGAAAAGCATCACCTTGCAATCAGGGGAAATCGTCGGCTATGATAAGCTCTTGATTGCCACCGGTGCTTCTCCCTACTCCTTACCGGTTGAGGGACTTGATTTGGAAGGGGTATGCGAGCTTCGTACTCTGGAAGATGCCCGCAGGATCATGGATTTTGCTCCCCATGTCAAGGAAGCGGTGGTCATGGGAGCCGGGCTGGTGGGACTGAAGGGAGCCCATGCCCTTCATGAACTGGGCATAAAGGTTTCCATTATCGTTAACTCCCGGATCATGTCCCGCTCGGTGGACCCTCATACCGGTCAGATCATTACCGAGTTATTGGAGCAGGATGGGTATGAAGTCATCTATAACACTAAATTAAGCAAGATTTTGGGCCAAGACAAGGTAGAAGGAGTATGTCTTAGCTCCGGAAAAGAAATTCCTTGTCAACTGGTGCTCATGGCCGCTGGAGTCAGCCCCAATGTCGATCTGGTAAAAAACACCGGTATCGAGGTTAATAAAGGGATTATCGTCGATAAGCATATGCAAACGACAGTTTCCCATATCTATGCGGCAGGGGATGTTGCCGAAGCGTATCACGCGGTTTGGGATGAAAAAAGGGTTATTTCCATCTGGCCTGTGGCGACAGCACAAGGAACTGTGGCCGGCAGCAATATGGCCGGAGTGGAGAGAATTTACGAAGGCTCAGTCGGCTCTAATTCAGCTGTATTTTGCGGCGTTGGCGTCGTTTCGGCGGGAATTCCCTATTTGCCCACCGGAGAAGGGCAAGAGCTGAGCACTTATGATAAAGCAACCAAACGTTACCGCAAGTTTATTGTCAAGGATGACATTCTGGTGGGGATGATCATGGTGGGCGATATTGACGGCGCCGGTATTCTGACCGCCATGATCAAACAAAAAACCAAAGTAAGCCTGGATACTTTAAACTATTGGCTCAATCATCCGGTCCGGTTTCAGGGATATTGCACAGCAGAAGCAAAAGGGGGAATTGTCTGTGGCATTTGTTAG